Proteins encoded within one genomic window of Dyadobacter chenhuakuii:
- a CDS encoding SusC/RagA family TonB-linked outer membrane protein — MARAFLLFLFLLAVSFSGTAQNRQLKGVVTDAASKEAMAGVSVLVAGTTQGTTTDGEGKFSLSLPADGKSIIISYVGFMKQTVEIGNRSMVEVALEPDVKALEDVVVVGYGEQKRSHLTGAVATVKINEIDELPVGDISSALVGKLPGVSVSGGSARPGTPASIVIRNPTKASKDGGSNSPLYIIDDVIRTEADFQLLDASEIENLSILKDGAAAVYGARAALGVVVVRTRRGKAGKPQVNYTTTFGVSEATDRSKMMNGVQLATYLNDFNRTRGLAATDPEFYSPDELEHFRNNNYDWFDMAWKPSFNTRHAINISGGTERATFFAGATYFAQNGNVDNISYKKWNFRASSDVKITKNLKVGLGVSGNLSDNKLFYLKQGGENVEKDVTNLLNTPQFIPPYVNGLPVLLPGGSSTTGFHFFEAQKLNNYTRARNVVLNINAYLEYNVPFVQGLKVRGVYNKNLGNDWGKQFGTYYKTYGFSMEGENRHIYGGTPNAPTRLNNGDRLRFNPGYSESYQMNVNLSYARDFGRHSVSALALVEQSEIYSESIATFKEGIFEGGNDYLMSALGAKDIGPNTANESGVLSYVGRLNYSFAERYLLEVSFRRDASTKFAPEYRWGTFPQVSAGWVLSEENLFKEKLSFINFLKLRASIGFLGGDRTANWQWLQRYTPQASNGAVFGGNSDRTVGIKLEKLPNYFGRWDDVTKKNIGLDASFLNSKLTAGLDFYHDHGYNLLTTLSSSVPLTIGSVMPSENYETINSFGFEFSTGWSSKIGKSIDYNVNAFLAWNDNRNVLVDVAPSNVGTWLDPTGRSGDRGIMGYQYLGMFRSQDEVDRFLEQNNGYTIFGRVPMPGMLYYKDIRGPRQTDGSYEAPDGKITEDDMDYLSNKENNHYNFGLSLGFGFKGFRLDVVTAGSFGGQGIVDGDARKKAAVDVSRPVFWADHYTPENPNAAYPDPYYDDTYSVASSFWFRDAFVFRMRSMNVSYSLNQNISKKLGVSGLKLIGVAMNPFNFYNPYDYKGSVGAYNVYPLMKTWSLGLNLTL, encoded by the coding sequence ATGGCAAGGGCTTTTCTACTTTTTCTATTTCTTTTGGCCGTGTCCTTTTCCGGAACTGCGCAGAACCGCCAGTTGAAGGGCGTCGTGACCGATGCAGCTTCCAAAGAAGCCATGGCGGGCGTTTCCGTTCTTGTTGCAGGAACGACGCAGGGCACCACTACGGACGGCGAAGGGAAATTTTCACTCAGCCTTCCGGCGGATGGGAAATCGATCATTATCAGCTATGTCGGTTTTATGAAGCAAACCGTCGAGATCGGCAACCGCTCAATGGTGGAAGTGGCTTTGGAGCCGGACGTGAAGGCGCTGGAAGATGTGGTTGTGGTGGGTTATGGCGAGCAAAAGCGCTCGCATTTAACAGGCGCAGTGGCTACGGTGAAGATCAATGAGATCGACGAGCTGCCGGTCGGCGACATTTCGTCGGCGCTTGTGGGCAAATTACCCGGAGTTTCGGTAAGCGGCGGTTCGGCGCGGCCGGGAACGCCTGCTTCCATCGTGATCCGTAACCCTACCAAAGCCTCGAAAGACGGCGGCAGCAATTCGCCCCTTTACATTATAGATGATGTGATCCGCACGGAGGCTGATTTTCAGCTGCTGGATGCTTCTGAAATAGAAAACCTCTCAATCCTTAAAGATGGAGCGGCGGCTGTTTATGGGGCACGTGCCGCATTAGGCGTGGTCGTGGTGCGCACACGTCGCGGGAAAGCGGGCAAGCCGCAGGTGAATTACACCACCACATTTGGCGTATCCGAAGCCACGGACCGCTCCAAAATGATGAACGGCGTCCAACTCGCCACTTATCTCAACGATTTCAACCGGACAAGAGGACTGGCAGCAACTGATCCCGAATTTTACTCACCCGACGAGCTCGAACATTTCAGAAACAACAACTACGACTGGTTTGATATGGCCTGGAAACCTTCCTTCAATACAAGGCATGCCATCAACATCAGCGGAGGAACGGAGCGGGCCACATTCTTTGCCGGCGCCACCTATTTTGCACAAAACGGAAACGTAGACAACATCAGTTACAAGAAATGGAATTTCCGAGCCAGCAGCGACGTCAAGATCACCAAAAATCTGAAAGTAGGATTGGGCGTGAGCGGAAATTTGTCTGATAACAAATTATTTTATCTCAAACAGGGCGGTGAGAATGTGGAGAAAGACGTAACAAATCTTTTGAATACACCCCAATTTATCCCGCCTTACGTCAATGGTTTGCCCGTTCTGCTTCCCGGCGGTTCTTCTACAACCGGTTTTCATTTTTTTGAAGCCCAAAAGCTCAACAACTATACACGCGCCAGAAATGTGGTGCTGAATATCAATGCGTATCTGGAATACAATGTGCCGTTTGTTCAGGGCCTGAAAGTGCGCGGGGTTTACAACAAAAACCTGGGCAATGACTGGGGAAAACAATTTGGCACCTATTATAAGACTTACGGTTTCTCGATGGAGGGCGAAAACCGGCACATTTACGGAGGAACGCCCAATGCGCCCACGCGGCTCAACAATGGTGACCGCCTGAGATTTAATCCCGGTTACTCCGAATCCTATCAAATGAATGTGAACCTCAGTTATGCACGCGATTTTGGCCGGCACTCGGTGAGCGCGCTTGCGTTGGTGGAGCAGTCGGAGATTTACTCGGAAAGCATTGCCACATTCAAGGAAGGCATTTTTGAAGGCGGAAATGATTATTTAATGTCTGCACTGGGAGCTAAGGACATTGGCCCGAACACGGCAAATGAAAGCGGCGTGCTATCCTATGTCGGCAGGCTGAATTACAGTTTTGCAGAACGCTATTTGCTTGAAGTCTCCTTCCGTCGCGATGCGTCCACGAAATTCGCTCCCGAATATCGCTGGGGCACATTCCCCCAGGTTTCGGCCGGCTGGGTGCTTTCGGAGGAAAATTTATTTAAAGAAAAACTCAGCTTCATCAACTTCCTGAAACTCCGCGCATCCATCGGATTCCTGGGGGGAGACCGCACGGCCAACTGGCAATGGTTGCAGCGTTATACGCCCCAGGCTTCCAATGGAGCAGTTTTCGGAGGAAACAGCGACCGCACAGTGGGGATCAAGCTTGAAAAACTGCCCAACTACTTTGGCCGCTGGGATGATGTTACCAAAAAGAACATTGGTCTGGACGCATCCTTCCTGAACAGCAAACTGACCGCGGGTCTCGACTTTTACCACGATCACGGCTACAACCTCCTCACGACATTATCCTCATCCGTCCCGCTAACCATCGGTTCGGTGATGCCTTCGGAAAATTATGAGACCATTAATTCTTTCGGTTTCGAGTTTTCAACCGGCTGGAGCAGCAAAATCGGCAAGAGCATTGATTACAATGTAAATGCATTCCTCGCCTGGAACGACAACCGCAATGTGCTCGTGGATGTAGCGCCGTCGAATGTAGGCACATGGCTGGACCCGACGGGCCGTTCGGGCGACCGCGGAATTATGGGTTACCAATATCTTGGCATGTTCCGTTCGCAGGACGAAGTGGATCGGTTCCTTGAACAAAACAATGGTTACACAATCTTTGGAAGAGTGCCGATGCCCGGCATGCTTTACTATAAGGATATCCGCGGCCCGCGCCAGACAGATGGCAGCTACGAAGCGCCCGACGGCAAAATCACCGAAGATGATATGGATTACCTGTCTAACAAGGAGAACAACCATTACAATTTCGGTCTGTCGCTGGGTTTTGGTTTCAAAGGGTTCAGGCTGGATGTTGTTACCGCAGGATCATTTGGCGGACAAGGCATTGTAGATGGCGACGCACGGAAAAAAGCAGCCGTAGACGTTTCCCGTCCTGTTTTCTGGGCCGACCATTACACGCCCGAAAATCCTAATGCAGCCTATCCCGACCCTTATTACGACGACACTTATTCAGTGGCATCATCATTCTGGTTCCGCGACGCATTCGTTTTCCGCATGCGCAGTATGAATGTGTCTTATAGTTTGAATCAGAATATTTCCAAAAAATTGGGCGTAAGTGGTCTCAAACTGATCGGCGTGGCTATGAACCCGTTCAATTTCTACAATCCATACGATTACAAGGGCTCGGTAGGCGCATATAATGTGTATCCGCTGATGAAAACGTGGTCATTGGGATTAAATCTTACACTTTAA